From Paraflavitalea devenefica, the proteins below share one genomic window:
- a CDS encoding TolC family protein: MQTLTKWLNKVVKHWKTAALLLCTTAALGQDSTRLTLEQAYELARQNYPLIKQKGLVKQTATLTIDNLNKSFLPQVTVSGQATYQSDVTSVPIKIPGMDIPVPSKDQYRIQAEATQLLYDGGTIKAQKNVQEVNALVEEQRAEVDLYKVKERINQFYLGILLLDEQLKQTELVKKDIQLGIKRVTAQVNNGTAFRSNQLVLEAELLKAEQRTIELKTTRKGWLDVLSLFLNQPLPENTALETPTVRTYIMAPGINRPELRLFSYQDSLFKTQNQLVSAKNRPRTSLFVQGGYSRPGLNMLKNDFDWFYIGGIRLNWSLGNLYTTKKERQLLAVNQRMVDVQKDLFLLNTNTQLKQQESELNKLQQLIATDEQIIDIRAKVKESANAQLENGVITANDYLREVNAEDQARLALIAHRLQWLQAQINHETISGNQ; this comes from the coding sequence ATGCAGACGTTGACCAAATGGTTAAATAAGGTGGTTAAACATTGGAAAACAGCAGCCCTGCTGCTGTGCACAACAGCCGCGCTGGGGCAGGATAGTACCCGGCTCACCCTGGAGCAGGCTTATGAACTTGCCCGGCAAAATTATCCGCTCATTAAGCAGAAAGGACTGGTAAAGCAAACGGCCACACTTACGATTGATAACCTCAACAAAAGCTTTTTACCGCAGGTTACCGTGTCGGGCCAGGCTACTTACCAGTCGGATGTGACCAGCGTGCCGATTAAGATCCCCGGTATGGATATCCCGGTCCCTTCCAAAGATCAGTACCGCATACAGGCAGAGGCTACCCAACTCTTGTATGATGGCGGCACTATTAAGGCGCAAAAGAATGTACAGGAGGTAAATGCACTGGTAGAAGAGCAGCGTGCCGAAGTAGATCTGTATAAAGTGAAGGAACGCATCAACCAGTTCTACCTCGGCATTTTATTGCTGGATGAACAGTTGAAGCAAACCGAACTGGTGAAGAAAGATATACAGTTAGGCATTAAAAGAGTAACAGCGCAGGTGAATAATGGTACTGCTTTCCGCTCCAATCAACTGGTATTGGAAGCTGAACTGCTGAAGGCAGAACAACGTACCATTGAACTGAAAACTACCCGTAAGGGATGGCTGGATGTATTGTCGCTGTTCCTGAACCAGCCACTGCCGGAAAATACCGCTCTTGAAACACCCACCGTGCGTACTTATATTATGGCGCCGGGCATTAACCGTCCAGAACTCAGGTTATTCTCCTACCAGGACAGTTTATTCAAAACGCAGAACCAGTTGGTAAGTGCAAAGAACCGGCCGCGTACCAGCCTGTTTGTACAAGGTGGTTACAGCAGGCCGGGGCTCAATATGCTGAAGAACGACTTTGACTGGTTTTATATCGGCGGCATACGCCTCAACTGGTCGCTGGGCAATTTATACACTACCAAAAAAGAACGGCAACTACTGGCCGTGAATCAGCGGATGGTGGATGTACAGAAGGACCTGTTCCTGCTCAATACGAATACACAACTGAAGCAGCAGGAATCAGAACTGAATAAACTACAGCAACTGATTGCCACGGATGAGCAGATCATTGATATCCGTGCCAAAGTAAAGGAGTCGGCGAATGCACAACTGGAAAATGGCGTGATCACGGCGAATGATTACCTGCGGGAAGTAAATGCAGAAGACCAGGCAAGGCTTGCGCTCATAGCCCACCGCTTACAGTGGCTGCAGGCGCAGATCAATCACGAAACCATATCGGGTAATCAATAA
- a CDS encoding aldo/keto reductase has translation MEYRQLGETDLRLSAITFGAWAIGGWMWGGADRKDAVKAIQASYAEGVTSIDTAPAYGQGLSEEIVAEAIQGIPRDKVQLLTKFGLRWDVKEGEFFFKSKDAAGNDLDIYKLASKASVIKECEDCLRRLKTDYIDLFQIHWADPSTPIAETMEALALLLQQGKIRAAGVCNYAVEQMKEAEKTIKLASDQVPYSMVLRDIEKELVPYALEHKKSIIAYSPLQRGLLTGKIKPGHKFGEGDTRESNRFYTPENITKVNAFLDTLRPLAAEKKASLAQVVIRWTIEQPAITVALVGARNAEQAVQNAKAIEVKLSKEEIGFINQQIAKM, from the coding sequence ATGGAATACAGACAATTGGGCGAAACAGACCTCCGGTTATCAGCTATTACCTTTGGGGCCTGGGCGATTGGCGGATGGATGTGGGGTGGGGCCGACAGGAAGGATGCGGTAAAAGCGATACAGGCTTCATATGCAGAAGGTGTTACTTCTATTGATACAGCGCCGGCTTACGGACAGGGATTGAGCGAAGAGATCGTAGCCGAAGCCATCCAAGGTATACCACGGGATAAAGTGCAACTGCTTACCAAATTCGGTTTGCGTTGGGACGTGAAAGAAGGGGAGTTCTTCTTCAAAAGCAAAGATGCAGCCGGTAATGACCTCGATATTTATAAGCTGGCTTCCAAAGCCAGTGTGATCAAAGAATGCGAAGACTGTCTGCGCCGGCTGAAAACAGATTATATTGACCTGTTCCAGATACACTGGGCCGATCCTTCTACTCCCATTGCCGAAACGATGGAAGCATTGGCCTTGCTGCTGCAGCAGGGTAAGATCAGGGCTGCCGGCGTATGTAATTATGCTGTGGAGCAGATGAAAGAGGCGGAGAAAACCATCAAGCTGGCTTCTGACCAGGTGCCGTATAGCATGGTGCTGCGCGATATTGAAAAGGAACTGGTGCCTTACGCTTTGGAGCATAAAAAATCCATCATTGCCTACAGTCCGCTGCAACGGGGCCTGCTTACCGGTAAGATAAAACCGGGTCATAAGTTTGGCGAAGGGGATACCCGGGAGAGCAACCGCTTTTATACACCAGAGAATATCACAAAGGTGAATGCCTTCCTGGATACACTAAGACCGCTGGCGGCAGAAAAAAAGGCCAGTCTGGCCCAGGTGGTGATCCGCTGGACGATTGAGCAACCCGCCATTACCGTAGCCCTGGTAGGCGCCCGGAATGC
- a CDS encoding TetR/AcrR family transcriptional regulator gives MVEETNKDQSTEQKILAAAKAVFMEQGMAGARMQDIADRAGINKALLHYYFRSKDKLFEMIFQEAVMKFLPRVNMLFEADVPLFDKIKGFVDSYITMMMDNPFLPLFVLNEVHKSPEDFIMKIWGGRTPPIMEFAAQVEREIGLGHIRPIKPVQLMLNMVSMCIFPFVGRPIIKGIFKIEHDQFMQLMEERKTLVADFVINSIRL, from the coding sequence ATGGTTGAAGAGACAAATAAGGACCAAAGTACGGAGCAAAAGATACTGGCGGCGGCCAAAGCGGTGTTCATGGAACAGGGAATGGCAGGCGCCCGGATGCAGGATATTGCCGACAGGGCCGGGATCAATAAGGCCCTTTTGCACTACTACTTCCGCAGCAAAGACAAGCTGTTTGAAATGATATTCCAGGAGGCGGTCATGAAATTCCTGCCCCGGGTTAATATGCTGTTTGAAGCCGATGTGCCCCTTTTTGATAAGATAAAAGGGTTTGTAGATAGTTATATCACCATGATGATGGACAATCCCTTCCTTCCGCTCTTTGTGCTGAATGAGGTACATAAGTCGCCCGAAGATTTTATTATGAAAATATGGGGTGGCAGAACGCCTCCGATCATGGAGTTTGCCGCCCAGGTAGAACGTGAGATAGGACTGGGGCATATCAGGCCCATCAAGCCCGTTCAACTGATGCTGAATATGGTTTCCATGTGCATATTCCCTTTTGTTGGGCGACCAATTATTAAAGGAATATTTAAAATAGAGCATGATCAGTTCATGCAGTTGATGGAAGAACGGAAGACCCTGGTGGCCGACTTCGTTATTAATTCAATAAGGCTATAA
- a CDS encoding ABC transporter permease, with the protein MRTLKFLLQKEFRQIFRDPAILRILFVMPLVQLMILPRAADYEVKNIKLSVVDHDHSDYSRQLVSKITASGYFILNNYTSSYKDAMHEVEKDHADLILEIPASFEKTLVKEDEAPLFMAVNAINGAKAGLGSAYLRAIIQDFNREIRMEWIQFPRFNPELNVAVTSSNWFNPSLNYRYFMVPGILVVLVTMVGAFLTSLNIVKEKEIGTIEQINVTPIRKYHFILGKLIPFWVLGMVVLSLGLILARFAYNVIPAGSLLTIYVFAAVYLLAVLGLGLLLSTYTANQQQAMLLSFFIIMVFILLGGLYTSIDSMPAWAQAVTKVNPVAYFVEVMRMVILKGSSLADIKHQLLIVFGFAVLLNGWAIISYKKRA; encoded by the coding sequence ATGAGAACTTTAAAATTCCTGCTGCAGAAAGAGTTCCGGCAAATCTTCCGTGATCCGGCCATCCTCCGCATCCTTTTTGTGATGCCCCTGGTGCAATTGATGATCCTGCCCCGTGCGGCGGACTATGAAGTGAAGAATATCAAGCTGAGCGTGGTAGATCATGATCATTCAGACTATTCGCGTCAACTGGTATCCAAGATCACTGCTTCGGGGTATTTCATATTGAATAATTATACTTCCTCCTATAAGGATGCTATGCATGAAGTGGAAAAAGACCATGCCGACCTGATCCTGGAAATACCAGCCTCCTTTGAAAAGACGCTGGTAAAGGAAGATGAGGCGCCTTTATTCATGGCGGTGAATGCGATCAATGGGGCCAAGGCCGGCCTGGGTTCTGCCTATCTGCGTGCCATTATCCAGGATTTTAACCGGGAGATAAGAATGGAATGGATCCAGTTTCCCCGCTTTAATCCTGAACTGAATGTAGCTGTTACTTCTTCCAACTGGTTCAATCCCTCCCTGAATTACCGTTATTTCATGGTGCCGGGTATCCTGGTGGTATTGGTAACGATGGTAGGCGCTTTCCTTACTTCTCTGAATATTGTAAAGGAGAAGGAGATTGGCACCATTGAGCAGATCAACGTAACGCCTATCCGCAAATACCATTTCATCCTTGGCAAGCTGATCCCCTTCTGGGTGCTGGGTATGGTGGTATTGAGCCTGGGCCTTATACTGGCAAGATTTGCTTATAATGTCATTCCTGCCGGCAGCCTGCTTACCATTTACGTATTCGCAGCCGTGTATTTGCTGGCGGTGCTGGGGTTGGGGTTGTTGCTTTCTACCTATACCGCCAATCAGCAGCAGGCCATGTTGCTGTCTTTCTTTATCATAATGGTGTTTATCCTGCTGGGCGGTCTTTATACCTCTATTGATAGTATGCCGGCCTGGGCGCAGGCTGTGACCAAGGTAAACCCGGTGGCCTATTTTGTAGAAGTAATGCGTATGGTGATCCTGAAAGGCAGCAGCCTGGCAGATATCAAACACCAGCTACTGATCGTCTTCGGCTTTGCGGTATTGCTGAATGGCTGGGCGATCATCAGCTATAAAAAGCGGGCGTAA
- a CDS encoding NmrA family NAD(P)-binding protein, with the protein MSTSNKTNRILVLGSTGKTGSRVFNRLTKDGWTVRAGSRGAAIPFDWDNEATWPAALQDIDSVYVAYVPDLAVPEAVPAITAFTKAAAKSGVKKLVLLSGRGEPEAQQCEQIVMNTNFNWTIIRASWFCQNFSEGYLADPIAAGHVALPVPNVREPFIDIDDIAEIAIAALTTDNHTNTLYEVTGPRMLTFKEAIAEIARATGKPIQYQHISMDEYAALMDEYNVPKVYTSLLTYLFTEILDGRNAHVTDGVEKALGRKATDFSTYIQKAIAGGVWG; encoded by the coding sequence ATGTCAACAAGCAACAAAACAAACAGGATACTGGTGCTCGGTAGCACCGGAAAAACGGGCAGCAGGGTTTTTAACCGCCTTACCAAAGATGGCTGGACAGTACGTGCAGGCTCCCGCGGTGCAGCCATTCCTTTCGACTGGGACAACGAGGCTACCTGGCCAGCCGCCCTGCAGGATATTGATTCAGTATATGTAGCCTATGTGCCAGATCTGGCTGTTCCTGAAGCGGTCCCAGCCATCACTGCCTTTACCAAAGCAGCCGCAAAAAGTGGGGTAAAGAAACTGGTCTTATTGTCCGGCCGTGGTGAACCGGAGGCACAACAGTGCGAGCAGATCGTTATGAATACAAACTTCAACTGGACCATCATCAGGGCAAGCTGGTTCTGCCAGAACTTTAGTGAAGGCTATCTCGCCGACCCCATTGCAGCCGGTCATGTGGCATTGCCTGTACCTAATGTTAGAGAACCCTTTATTGACATAGATGATATTGCAGAGATCGCCATAGCAGCTTTAACCACCGACAATCACACCAACACCTTGTATGAGGTAACCGGACCGCGCATGCTCACCTTTAAAGAAGCAATAGCAGAAATTGCCCGCGCCACCGGCAAGCCTATCCAATACCAGCACATATCTATGGACGAATATGCAGCCCTGATGGACGAATACAATGTTCCTAAAGTATACACATCACTGCTCACTTACTTATTCACAGAAATACTGGATGGCAGAAATGCGCATGTAACAGACGGTGTAGAAAAAGCCTTAGGCCGCAAGGCAACTGATTTTTCGACTTATATTCAAAAAGCTATTGCAGGAGGTGTATGGGGATAG
- a CDS encoding ABC transporter ATP-binding protein — MNEQIAIKADHLTKRFGDFTAVDGISFEVQKGEIFGFLGANGAGKTTAMRMLCGLSIPTGGKATVAGYDVYKQTEQIKRSIGYMSQKFSLYEDLTVKENIRFYAGIYGKSDAFIKEKTAYLLQELHMEGEANKLVGSLPLGWKQKLAFSVAIFHEPEIVFLDEPTGGVDPVTRREFWNMIYNAAAKGITIFVTTHYMDEAEYCNRVSIMVDGRIDALDTPTQLKKTLQAASMDEVFLKLARKAKRNAD; from the coding sequence ATGAATGAACAAATAGCCATAAAAGCGGATCACCTTACCAAACGTTTCGGCGACTTCACGGCCGTAGACGGGATCTCCTTTGAAGTGCAGAAGGGGGAGATATTCGGGTTCCTGGGCGCCAATGGCGCCGGCAAAACCACTGCCATGCGTATGCTGTGCGGACTTTCTATTCCTACCGGCGGTAAGGCTACGGTGGCCGGTTACGATGTATACAAACAAACAGAACAGATCAAGCGGAGCATCGGGTATATGAGCCAGAAGTTTTCCCTGTATGAAGACCTGACGGTGAAAGAGAATATCCGCTTTTATGCCGGCATCTATGGCAAGAGCGACGCTTTTATCAAGGAAAAAACAGCTTACCTGCTGCAGGAACTGCACATGGAAGGCGAGGCCAATAAGCTGGTGGGCTCCCTGCCCCTGGGATGGAAGCAGAAGCTGGCTTTCTCTGTAGCCATTTTCCATGAGCCGGAGATCGTATTCCTGGATGAGCCTACCGGCGGGGTAGACCCTGTGACCAGGCGTGAGTTCTGGAATATGATCTACAATGCAGCGGCCAAAGGCATCACCATTTTTGTGACCACCCACTATATGGATGAGGCAGAGTATTGTAACCGGGTATCTATCATGGTGGATGGACGCATTGATGCACTCGATACACCTACCCAACTGAAAAAGACATTGCAGGCGGCTTCCATGGATGAAGTGTTTTTAAAGCTGGCCCGGAAAGCAAAGCGTAATGCAGATTAA
- a CDS encoding ABC transporter permease — protein MKQFLSFVKKEFYHIGRDRRTLFILLGMPIMQIIIFGFALTNEVKNSRIAILDNAQDVASTAISSELEASRYFDIARDLHSYKDIEAAFKQGAIKLAVVFPQQFNSDLQHFNTAQVQLVADASDPNVATTLTNYATSVIMDYQDRITNGRQLPYTIKTEMRMLYNPQLKGAYSFVPGVMAMVLMLVCTMMTAITVVREKETGTMEIMLVSPVRPMKIVTAKAVPYLLLSMINITSILLLSVFVLDVPINGSLLLLIAESILFILTSLALGLLISSSTNSQQTAMFISLTGLFLPTVMLSGFMFPIENMPLALRIISNVVPSKWYYDIVRSVMIKGLGISAVWKETLILAGMTVFLLALAIKKFKIRLA, from the coding sequence ATGAAACAGTTTCTATCATTCGTAAAAAAGGAGTTCTACCACATCGGGCGCGACAGGCGTACGCTGTTTATCCTGCTGGGTATGCCCATTATGCAAATCATCATTTTCGGATTTGCATTGACCAATGAGGTGAAGAACTCCAGGATTGCCATCCTGGACAATGCGCAGGATGTGGCTTCCACAGCCATCAGCAGTGAACTGGAAGCCAGCCGCTATTTTGATATTGCGCGCGACCTGCATTCCTATAAAGATATTGAAGCTGCCTTTAAGCAAGGGGCCATCAAACTGGCGGTGGTATTTCCCCAGCAGTTCAACAGCGACCTGCAGCATTTCAATACAGCCCAGGTACAACTGGTGGCCGATGCTTCTGATCCCAACGTGGCCACTACGCTAACCAACTATGCTACGTCGGTTATTATGGATTACCAGGACAGGATCACCAATGGCCGGCAATTGCCCTATACCATTAAAACAGAGATGCGGATGTTGTATAATCCGCAACTGAAAGGCGCCTACAGTTTTGTGCCGGGTGTAATGGCCATGGTGCTGATGCTGGTATGTACGATGATGACTGCCATTACGGTGGTGCGGGAAAAAGAAACAGGCACGATGGAGATCATGCTGGTATCGCCCGTGCGCCCGATGAAGATCGTAACGGCAAAGGCAGTGCCTTACCTGCTGTTGTCTATGATCAATATTACCAGTATCCTGTTGCTGAGTGTGTTTGTGCTGGATGTACCGATCAATGGGAGTTTATTGTTGCTGATTGCAGAAAGTATCTTGTTCATCCTCACCTCACTGGCACTGGGGCTGCTGATCTCTTCCTCTACCAACTCACAGCAAACGGCCATGTTTATTTCCTTAACGGGATTATTCCTGCCTACGGTGATGCTGAGCGGGTTTATGTTCCCGATCGAGAATATGCCTTTAGCCTTACGCATTATATCCAATGTAGTTCCTTCGAAGTGGTATTATGATATTGTGAGGTCGGTCATGATCAAAGGGCTGGGCATCTCAGCCGTATGGAAAGAAACGCTGATACTGGCAGGTATGACGGTTTTCCTGCTGGCGCTGGCTATTAAGAAGTTTAAAATAAGACTGGCATGA
- a CDS encoding HlyD family secretion protein, translating to MKKIITGVIIIATFLTACNGNKVTYDASGTFEVDEVIVSAELTGKLLSFDVREGDSIPKDKVVGTIDAENLSLQKDQVQASIEALKEKTSDLAPQVRLLQDQLTVQQSQLDRLLREKQRTENLLKQDAATGKQLDDLNAEIDVVKKQMGVTQQQINVQRSNVGTQNRSILSEGKPLEKRVAQLDDQLKRADITNPIGGTVITKYAEAGEMTSAGKALYKIADLSTMTLRAYITGTQLSQVKLNQPVKVLIDNGADAYREYPGVITWISDKAEFTPKTIQTKEERANLVYATKVRVKNDGFIKIGMYGEVKL from the coding sequence ATGAAAAAGATCATTACAGGGGTAATCATCATAGCCACTTTCCTCACTGCCTGCAATGGCAATAAAGTTACGTACGATGCATCGGGCACTTTTGAAGTGGATGAAGTGATCGTATCAGCAGAACTGACAGGCAAGCTATTGTCTTTCGATGTACGGGAGGGAGATTCTATTCCCAAAGACAAAGTGGTAGGTACCATTGATGCCGAAAACCTGTCCTTACAGAAAGACCAGGTGCAGGCCAGCATTGAAGCCCTGAAAGAAAAGACTTCCGACCTGGCCCCGCAGGTGAGGTTATTACAGGATCAGTTGACCGTACAACAATCACAACTGGACAGGCTGCTGCGCGAAAAGCAACGTACCGAAAACCTGTTGAAACAGGATGCGGCCACCGGCAAGCAACTGGACGATCTGAATGCAGAGATAGATGTGGTGAAGAAGCAGATGGGTGTCACCCAACAACAGATCAATGTACAGCGCAGTAATGTAGGTACCCAGAACCGCAGCATCCTCAGTGAAGGCAAGCCGCTGGAAAAGAGAGTGGCGCAACTGGATGATCAGTTAAAGCGTGCTGATATTACCAATCCCATCGGTGGTACGGTGATCACCAAGTATGCAGAAGCGGGCGAGATGACATCTGCCGGCAAGGCATTGTATAAGATTGCCGACCTCTCTACGATGACCCTGCGGGCCTATATAACCGGTACCCAATTGTCGCAGGTAAAACTGAACCAGCCGGTAAAGGTATTGATTGATAATGGCGCAGACGCCTACCGTGAATATCCCGGCGTGATCACCTGGATATCTGATAAAGCAGAGTTCACGCCCAAAACGATACAAACCAAAGAAGAGCGCGCCAACCTGGTATATGCCACGAAGGTGCGGGTAAAGAATGATGGGTTTATTAAGATCGGGATGTATGGAGAAGTGAAATTGTGA
- a CDS encoding ABC transporter ATP-binding protein has translation MPSVVAENIIKKYGKKKDVVEALHGISFEAEQGELFGIIGPDGAGKTSLFRILTTLLLPDGGRASVDGLDVVKDFKAIRNRVGYMPGRFSLYQDLTVAENMEFFATIFNTSIAANYDLVKDIYSQIEPFRDRRAGKLSGGMKQKLALSCALIHRPSVLFLDEPTTGVDAVSRKEFWEMLRKLKQQGITILVSTPYMDEASLCDRVALIQNGKLLSVNSPAGVRAAFGKPLLAVRATKMLSLLNDLKQSGAVADAYPFGEYHHAVMRGSYDTEQLRHYLQQKGHEQVEIQAIEPDIEDCFMDLMKN, from the coding sequence ATGCCTTCAGTAGTAGCTGAAAATATTATCAAGAAGTACGGCAAGAAGAAAGATGTGGTGGAAGCCCTGCATGGTATTTCTTTCGAAGCGGAGCAGGGGGAGCTGTTCGGCATCATCGGACCGGATGGGGCCGGTAAAACCTCCCTGTTCCGTATCCTTACTACGTTATTGCTGCCCGATGGGGGCCGCGCTTCGGTAGATGGGCTGGATGTGGTGAAGGATTTTAAAGCCATCCGCAACAGGGTGGGGTATATGCCCGGCCGTTTTTCCCTGTACCAGGACCTCACCGTAGCGGAGAATATGGAATTCTTTGCCACCATTTTTAATACTTCCATAGCAGCCAATTATGACCTCGTGAAGGACATCTATTCACAGATAGAGCCTTTTAGGGACAGGCGGGCCGGTAAGTTATCAGGAGGTATGAAGCAAAAGCTGGCCCTGAGCTGTGCGCTCATTCATCGTCCTTCTGTGTTGTTCCTGGATGAACCTACGACGGGTGTGGACGCTGTATCCCGTAAAGAGTTTTGGGAGATGCTGCGCAAGCTGAAACAACAAGGCATCACCATCCTGGTCTCTACGCCCTATATGGATGAAGCAAGCCTTTGTGACCGCGTAGCGCTGATACAGAATGGGAAATTATTATCGGTCAATAGTCCGGCTGGTGTACGGGCTGCCTTTGGTAAACCCCTGCTGGCAGTGAGGGCTACGAAAATGCTATCCCTGCTGAATGACCTGAAGCAATCCGGCGCTGTGGCAGATGCTTATCCCTTTGGAGAGTATCATCATGCTGTGATGCGCGGCAGTTATGATACGGAGCAATTGCGTCATTACCTGCAACAAAAGGGACATGAACAGGTAGAGATACAGGCGATAGAGCCGGATATAGAAGATTGTTTTATGGACCTGATGAAAAACTAA